The genomic region GGTAGCGGCGGGGTTCACAGCAGCAGTGTTGTCGTCGCAGTCACCATCCACCAGTACAGAACCGGCAATCGGAGCACAGGAAGAGGTAGCAGCACCGGCACCGTAACCATCGTTATCACCATCTACATAGTAGTTGAGGAATACCAGACCGTCATCGGTTAAACCGTTACAGTTATCGTCAATGTTGACCACAAATTTCAGTAGCAGCAGGGTTCACAGTAGCAGCGTTGTCGTCGCAATCAGTAGCATCGGCAACATAACCTAAAGGAGCAACACATCCTGAACAGAGACTGCAGCATTACCATAAGAATCACCATCGGCATCCGCATAGAAGGTTAACCAATACACCTTCGTCAATGGACCCATCGCAATCGTCATCGATAGAGTTACAAACTTCAGTAGCGGCGGGGTTCACAGCAGCAGCATTGTCGTCGCAGTCACCATCCACCAGTACAGAACCGGCAATCGGAGCACAGGAAGAGGTAGCAGCACCGGCACCGTAACCATCGTTATCACCATCTACATAGTAGTTGAGGAATACCAGACCGTCATCGGTTAAGCCGTTACAGTTATCGTCAATGTTATTACAAACTTCAGTAGCAGCAGGGTTCACAGTAGCAGCGTTGTCGTCGCAATCAGCAGCATCGGCAACATAACCTAAAGGAGCAACACATGCCTGAACAGAGACTGCAGCATTACCATAAGAATCACCATCGGCATCCGCATAGAAGGTTAGCAATACACCTTCGTCAATGGACCCATCGCAATCGTCATCGATAGAGTTACAAACTTCAGTAGCAGCAGGGTTCACAGCGGCAGCATTATCGTCGCAGTCACCATCCACCAGTACAGAACCGGCAATCGTAGCACAGGAAGAGGTAGCAGCACCGGCACCGTAACCATCGTTATCACCATCTACATAGTAGTTGAGGAATACCGGCCGTCATCGGTTAAACCGTTACAGTTATCGTCAATGTTATTACAAACTTCAGTAGCGGCGGGGTTCCGCAGCAGCATTGTCGTCGCAGTCACCATCCACCAGTACAGAACCGGCAATCGGAGCACAGGAAGAGGTAGCAGCACCGGCACCGTAACCATCGTTATCACCATCTACATAGTAGTTGAGGAATACCAGACCGTCATCGGTTAAGCCGTTACAGTTATCGTCAATGTTATTACAAACTTCAGTAGCAGCAGGGTTCACAGTAGCAGCGTTGTCGTCGCAATCAGTAGCATCGGCAACATAACCTAAAGGAGCAACACATGCCTGAACAGAGACTGTAGCATTACCATAAGAATCACCATCGGCATCCGCATAGAAGGTTAGCAATACACCTTCGTCAATGGACCCATCGCAATCGTCATCGATAGAGTTACAAACTTCAGTAGCGGCGGGGTTCACAGCAGCAGCGTTATCGTCGCAGTCACCATCCACCAGTACAGAACCGGCAATCGGAGCACAGGAAGAGGTAGCAGCACCGGCACCGTAACCATCGTTATCACCATCTACATAGTAGTTGAGGAATACCGAGGCCGTCATCGGTTAAACCGTTACAGTTATCGTCAATGTTATTACAAACTTCAGTAGCAGCAGGGTTCACAGTAGCAGCGTTGTCGTCGCAATCAGTAGCATCGGCAACATAACCCAAAGGAGCAACACATGCCTGAACAGAGACTGCAGCATTACCATAAGAATCACCATCGGCATCCGCATAGAAGGTTAGCAATACACCTTCGTCAATGGACCCATCGCAATCGTCATCGATAGAGTTACAAACTTCAGTAGCGGCAGGGTTCACAGCGGCAGCATTATCGTCGCAGTCACCATCCACCAGTACAGAACCGGCAATCGGAGCACAGGAAGAGGTAGCAGCACCGGCACCGTAACCATCGTTATCACCATCTACATAGTAGTTGAGGAATACCAGACCGTCATCGGTTAAGCCGTTACAGTTATCGTAAATGTTATTACAAACTTCAGTAGCAGCAGGGTTCACAGTAGCAGCGTTGTCGTCGCAATCAGTAGCATCGCAACATAACCTAAAGGAGCAACACATGCCTGAACAGAGACTGCAGCATTACCATAAGAATCACCATCGGCATCCGCATAGAAGGTTAGCAATACACCTTCGTCAATGGACCCATCGCAATCGTCATCGATAGAGTTACAAACTTCAGTAGCGGCGGGGTTCACAGCAGCAGCGTTATCGTCGCAGTCACCATCCACCAGTACAGAACCGGCAATCGGAGCACAGGAAGAGGTAGCAGCACCGGCACCGTAACCATCGTTATCACCATCTACATAGTAGTTGAGGAATACCAGGCCGTCATCGGTTAAACCGTTACAGTTATCGTCAATGTTATTACAAACTTCAGTAGCAGCAGGGTTCACAGTAGCAGCGTTGTCGTCGCAATCAGTAGCATCGGCAACATAACCCAAAGGAGCAACACATGCCTGAACAGAGACTGCAGCATTACCATAAGAATCACCATCGGCATCCGCATAGAAGGTTAGCAATACACCTTCGTCAATGGACCCATCGCAATCGTCATCGATAGAGTTACAAACTTCAGTAGCGGCAGGGTTCACAGCGGCAGCATTATCGTCGCAGTCACCATCCACCAGTACAGAACCGGCAATCGGAGCACAGGAAGAGGTAGCAGCACCGGCACCGTAACCATCGTTATCACCATCTACATAGTAGTTGAGGAATACCAGACCGTCATCGGTTAAGCCGTTACAGTTATCGTCAATGTTATTACAAACTTCAGTAGCAGCAGGGTTCACAGCGGCAGCGTTGTCGTCGCAATCAGTAGCATCGGCAACATAACCTAAAGGAGCAACACATGCCTGAACAGAGACTGCAGCATTACCATAAGAATCACCATCGGCATCCGCATAGAAGGTTAGCAATACACCTTCGTCAATGGACCCATCGCAATCGTCATCGATAGAGTTACAAACTTCAGTAGCAGCAGGGTTCACAGCAGCAGCGTTATCGTCGCAGTCACCATCCACCAGTACAGAACCGGCAATCGGAGCACAGGAAGAGGTAGCAGCACCGGCACCGTAACCATCGTTATCACCATCTACATAGTAGTTGAGGAATACCAGACCGTCATCGGTTAAACCGTTACAGTTATCGTCAATGTTATTACAAACTTCAGTAGCGGCGGGGTTCAGCAGCAGTGTTGTCGTCGCAGTCACCATCCACCAGTACAGAACCGGCAATCGGAGCACAGGAAGAGGTAGCAGCACCGGCACCGTAACCATCGTTATCACCATCTACATAGTAGTTGAGGAATACCAGGCCATCATCGGTTAAACCGTTACAGTTATCGTCAATGTTATTACAAACTTCAGTAGCGGCAGGGTTCACAGTAGCAGTGTTGTCGTCGCAATCAGTAGCATCGGCAACATAACCTAAAGGAGCAACACATGCCTGAACAGAGACTGCAGCATTACCATAAGAATCACCATCGGCATCCGCATAGAAGGTTAACAATACACCTTCGTCAATGGACCCATCGCAATCGTCATCGATAGAGTTACAAACTTCAGTAGCAGCAGGGTTCACAGCAGCAGCGTTATCATCGCAGTCACCATCCACCAGTACAGAACCAGCAATCGGAGCACAGGAAGAGGTAGCAGCACCGGCACCGTAACCATCGTTATCACCATCTACATAGTAGTTGAGGAATACCAGACCGTCATCGGTTAAACCGTTACAGTTATCGTCAATGTTATTACAAACTTCAGTAGCGGCGGGGTTCACAGCAGCAGCATTGTCGTCGCAGTCACCATCCACCAGTACAGAACCGGCAATCGGAGCACAGGAAGAGGTGCAGCACCGGCACCGTAACCATCGTTATCACCATCTACATAGTAGTTGAGGAATACCAGACCGTCATCGGTTAAGCCGTTACAGTTATCGTCAATGTTATTACAAACTTCAGTAGCGGCAGGGTTCACAGTAGCAGTGTTGTCGTCGCAATCAGTAGCATCGGCAACATAACCTAAAGGAGCAACACATGCCTGAACAGAGACTGCAGCATTACCATAAGAATCACCATCGGCATCCGCATAGAAGGTTAACAATACACCTTCGTCAATGGACCCATCGCAATCGTCATCGATAGAGTTACAAACTTCAGTAGCGGCAGGGTTCACAGCGGCAGCATTGTCGTCGCAGTCACCATCCACCAGTACAGAACCGGCAATCGGAGCACAGGAAGAGGTAGGCACCGGCACCGTAGCCATCGTTATCACCATCTACATAGTAGTTGAGGAATACCAGACCGTCATCGGTTAAGCCGTTACAGTTATCGTCAATGTTATTACAAACTTCAGTAGCGGCGGGGTTCCAGCAGCAGTGTTGTCGTCGCAGTCACCATCCACCAGTACAGAACCGGCAATCGGAGCACAGGAAGAGGTAGCAGCACCGGCACCGTAACCATCGTTATCACCATCTACATAGTAGTTGAGGAATACCAGACCATCATCGGTTAAACCGTTACAGTTATCGTCAATGTTATTACAAACTTCAGTAGCGGCAGGGTTCACAGTAGCAGTGTTGTCGTCGCAATCAGTAGCATCGGCAACATAACCCTAAAGGAGCAACACATGCCTGAACAGGGACTGCAGCATTACCAAAGAATCACCATCGGCATCCGCATAGAAGGTTAACAATACACCTTCGTCAATGGACCCATCGCAATCGTCATCGATAGAGTTACAAACTTCAGTAGCAGCAGGGTTCACAGCAGCAGCGTTATCGTCGCAGTCACCATCCACCAGTACAGAACCGGCAATCGGAGCACAGGAAGAGGTAGCAGCACCGGCACCGTAACCATCGTTATCACCATCTACATAGTAGTTGAGGAATACCAGACCGTCATCGGTTAAACCGTTACAGTTATCGTCAATGTTATTACAAACTTCAGTAGCGGCGGGGTTCACAGCAGCAGTGTTGTCGTCGCAGTCACCATCCACCAGTACAGAACCGGCAATCGGAGCACAGGAAGAGGTAGCAGCACCGGCACCGTAACCATCGTTATCACCATCTACATAGTAGTTGAGGAATACCAGGCCATCATCGGTTAAACCGTTACAGTTATCGTCAATGTTATTACAAACTTCAGTAGCGGCAGGGGTTCACAGTAGCAGTGTTGTCGTCGCAATCAGTAGCATCGGCAACATAACCTAAAGGAGCAACACATGCCTGAACAGAGACTGCAGCATTACCATAAGAATCACCATCGGCATCCGCATAGAAGGTTAACAATACACCTTCGTCAATGGACCCATCGCAATCGTCATCGATAGAGTTACAAACTTCAGTAGCAGCAGGGTTCACAGCGGCAGCGTTATCGTCGCAGTCACCATCCACCAGTACAGAACCGGCAATCGGAGCACAGGAAGAGGTAGCAGCACCGGCACCGTAACCATCGTTATCACCATCTACATAGTAGTTGAGGAATACCAGACCGTCATCGGTTAATCCGTTACAGTTATCGTCAATGTTATTACAAACTTCAGTAGCGGCGGGGTTCACAGCAGCAGTGTTGTCGTCGCAGTCACCATCCACCAGTACAGAACCGGCAATCGGAGCACAGGAAGAGGTAGCAGCACCGGCACCGTAACCATCGTTATCACCATCTACATAGTAGTTGAGGAATACCAGACCATCATCGGTTAAACCGTTACAGTTATCGTCAATGTTATTACAAACTTCAGTAGCGGCAGGGTTCACGGTAGCAGTGTTGTCGTCGCAATCAGTAGCATCGGCAACATAACCTAAAGGAGCAACACATGCCTGAACAGAGACTGCAGCATTACCATAAGAATCACCATCGGCATCCGCATAGAAGGTTAACAATACACCTTCGTCAATGGACCCATCGCAATCGTCATCGATAGAGTTACAAACTTCAGTAGCAGCAGGGTTCACAGCAGCAGCGTTATCGTCGCAGTCACCATCCACCAGTACAGAACCGGCAATCGGAGCACAGGAAGAGGTAGCAGCACCGGCACCGTAACCATCGTTATCACCATCTACATAGTAGTTGAGGAATACCAGGCCGTCATCGGTTAAACCGTTACAGTTATCGTCAATGTTATTACAAACTTCAGTAGCAGCAGGGTTCACAGTAGCAGCGTTGTCGTCGCAATCAGTAGCATCGGCAACATAACCTAAAGGAGCAATACATGCCTGAACAGAGACTGCAGCATTACCATAAGAATCACCATCGGCATCCGCATAGAAGGTTAACAATACACCTTCGTCAATGGACCCGTCGCAATCGTCATCGATAGAGTTACAAACTTCAGTAGCAGCGGGGTTCACAGCGGCAGCGTTGTCGTCGCAGTCACCATCCACCAGTACAGAACCGGCAATCGGAGCACAGGAAGAGGTAGCAGCACCGGCACCGTAACCATCGTTATCACCATCTACATAGTAGTTGAGGAATGCCAGACCGTCATCGGTTAAACCGTTACAGTTATCATCGATACCGTTACAAACTTCAGCAGCACCGGGGTTGATCGTTGCAACACCATCGTTACAATCGGTATTGTCAGCCACATAGCCAAGAGGAGCAGTACAAGCCATAACAGAAACTAAAGGATCACCATAGGTATCTGAATCAGTATCCGCATAGAAAGGTGACTGAACACCTTCGTCAGTTAATCCATCGCAATCATCATCAATCAGGTTGCAGATTTCAGTGGCAGCAGGATTTACAGCAACATTGTTATCATCGCAATCTGTATTGTCAGCGACATAGCCAATAGGAGCACTGTTTATAAAAATTACAGTAGAGTTTAATGGGTCTCCATAAGTATCATTGTCGTTATCAGCGTAGAAAGTATATGGAGTACAACCGTTATTTAAAAATCCATCACAATCTTCATCTGTAAAGTTTCCACAGATTTCAGTTGCCGCCGGATTTATAATTAAGTCGTTATCGTTACAATCAGTATTAGAAGCAACACCACAAGCAACAGGAGCACCGGCACCGTAAGTGTCACCGTCCACGTCAGCATAGAGGAGTTGAGCATCGTCGCAATCGGTATTGTCAACAACATAACCTGCAGGAGCACCATCACAAGTAGAAACAGAGGAAGCCGCGTTACCGAAACCATCACCATCCACATCAGCATAGTAAGTGATAAACACCAGACCATCATCTGTTAAACCGTTACAGTTATCATCGATACCGTTACAAACTTCAGCAGCACCGGGGTTGATGGCAGCATTACCATCGTTACAATCAGTATTAGAAGCTACACCACAAGCTACAGGAGCACCGGCACCATAAGTGTCACCGTCCAGATCAGCATAGAGGAGTTGAGCATCGTCGCAATCAGTATTGTCAACAACATAACCTACAGGAGCACCATCGCAAGTTGAAACAGAAACCGCAAGGTTACCGAAACCATCACCATCTGCATCAGCATAGTAAGTTACGAATACCAAACCGTCATCAGTTAAACCGTTACAGTTATCATCGATACCGTTACATACTTCAGCAGCACCTGGGTTGATGGCAGCATTACCATCGTTACAATCAGTATTAGAAGCCACACCACAAGCTACAGGAGCACCGGCACCGTAAGTGTCACCGTCCAGATCAGCATAGAGGAGTTGAGCATCGTCGCAATCAGTGTTGTCAACCACATATCCTACAGGAGCACCGTCGCAAGTTGAAACAGAAACCGCAAGGTTACCGAAACCATCACCATCTGCATCAGCATAGTAAGTTACGAATACCAGACCGTCATCGGTTAAACCGTTACAGTTATCATCGATACCGTTACATACTTCAGCAGCACCTGGGTTGATGGCAGCATTACCATCGTTACAGTCAGTATTGTCAGCAACATAGCCAAGAGGAGCAGTACAAGCCATTACAGAAGCTAAAGGATCACCATAGGAATCTGAATCAGTGTCTGCATAGAAAGGTGACTGAACACCTTCGTCAATAGATCCGTCGCAATCATCGTCTATCAGGTTGCAGACCTCAATAGCTGCAGGATTAACTGCAGGATTGGTATCATCACAATCTGTGTTGTCGGCTACATAACCAACAGGGGCAGTACAAGCGAGAACAGTCGCTAAAGGATCACCATAGGAATCCATATCAGCGTCGGCATAGAAAGTTAATTGAACACCTTCGTCTGTATTGCCATCACAATCATCGTCTATTAAATTACAAACTTCAGCAGCGCCGGGGTTGATGGCAGCCACCGCATCGTTACAATCGTTATTTGAAGCCACACCACAAGCTACAGGAGCACCGGCACCATAAGTGTCACCGTCCAGATCAGCATAGAGGAGTTGAGCATCGTCGCAATCGGTGTTGTCGATTACATAACCCACAGGAGCACCATCGCAAGTAGAAACAGAAACAGCAAGGTTACCGAAACCATCACCATCTGCATCCGCATAGTAAGTCACGAATACCAGACCGTCATCAGTTAAACCGTTACAGTTATCATCGATACCGTTACATACTTCAGCAGCACCCGGGTTGATGGCAGCATTACCATCGTTACAATCAGTATTGTCAGCAACATAGCCAAGAGGAGCAGTACAAGCCATTACAGAAGCTAAAGGATCACCATAGGAATCTGAATCAGTATCTGCATAGAAAGGTGACTGAACACCTTCGTCAATAGATCCGTCGCAATCATCGTCTATCAGGTTGCAGACCTCAATAGCTGCAGGATTAACTGCAGGATTGGTATCATCACAATCTGTGTTGTCGGCTACATAACCAACAGGGGCAGTACAAGCGAGAACAGTCGTTAAAGGATCACCATAGGAATCCATATCAGCGTCGGCATAGAAAGTTAATTGAACACCTTCGTCTGTATTGCCATCACAATCATCGTCTATTAAATTACAAACTTCAGCAGCGCCGGGGTTGATGGCAGCCACCGCATCGTTACAATCGTTATTTGAAGCCACACCACAAGCTACAGGAGCACCGGCACCATAAGTGTCACCGTCCAGATCAGCATAGAGGAGTTGAGCATCGTCGCAATCGGTGTTGTCGATTACATAACCCACAGGAGCACCGTCGCAAGTTGAAACAGAAACAGCAAGGTTACCGAAACCATCACCATCTGCGTCTGCATAGTAAGTCACGAATACCAGACCGTCATCAGTTAAACCGTTACAGTTATCATCGATACCGTTACATACTTCAGCAGCACTGGGGTTGATGGCAGCATTACCATCGTTACAATCAGTATTAGAAGCCACACCACAGGCTACAGGAGCACCGGCACCATAAGTGTCACCGTCAAGGTCAGCATAGAAAAGTTGAGTGTCATCGCAATCCGTATTATCTGCGATATATCCGACCGGTTGATTGCATGAGGTAATTGATACTAATGCATTTCCAAATCCATCAGTATCAAGATCCTGATACCAGACCGGAGTAGGTAAGATGGTAATATTAAAATTGCAGGTACTAACTAAACCTGCGTTATCAGTTGCTGTATAAGTTACCAGAGTTGTTCCAACCGGGAATGCATCGCCAGAGTTAAAGTTTGAAACAAAACTTGTTAATGTGCAGTTGTCTGAAGCTGAAGGCGCAACCCATGTTACAATAGATTCACATTGTGTTATATCAATCGGGCAATTGCTGATAACAGGAGCGTCTACATCCAAATGATTAATTGTTATAGAGGCAGTACCAGTACAACCATTTAGATCGACAATGGGAAAATTATGTGTACCTACACCTACTGTGAAAGATCCTTCACCGGTGTATGGAGCAGTACCGCCGGTTCCTGTAACAATTACAGAAGTTTGTCCATCGATACAAGCTACATCGTTTCCTGATACATTGCCACCTACCTGAGTTGGTTCTCCAATAATAGCAGTACATTGTGCTGTACATCCGTTTCCGTCAGTAACAGTTACCAGGTAACTTCCAGCCGGCAATGAAGAAACGCTGGTGGTAGTTGCACCTGTACTCCACAAATAGGAGTATGTTCCTCTTCCGCCACTTGCATTTATTGTAGCAGATCCATCACTTGCTCCAAAACAAGTTGCATCGGAAGGGTTACATACTGCGGTAAGCAGGGGAGGATCGTCTACAACTATTGTAGAGCTTGTATTACAGAAATTTGCATCTGTAACAGCAAGGTGATAAGTACCTGCAGGTACATTGAAAAGTGAATCATCATTCGTTCCAATAGGCTGGAATAAGTTGTCAAACCAATCGAAAACAAAGGGCGGAGTTCCACCACCGATTGAAGAAGCGACAATTCCGTTGCTGGCACCCGTACAAAGTGGCTCAGCATTAGTTAAGTTGATATTCAGAACGCCGGGTTCAATGATAGATCCCTGCGCTTCAGCAGTACAACCGTCATTGTCCGTTACGGTTACTGAATATGTACCTGCACTTAAATAACTATTGATTTCTGTAGTTGCATTGTTGCTCCATAAGTAAGTATAAGGAGCAGAACCCTGGTTGGGAGTTGCTGTAATACTTCCATCTGCCATACCGAAGCAGGAGATGTTTGTTATGGCTAATGTAACAGCCGGAGGAGGTATGTTATTTACGACATAAGAAAATGGACCACCGGTACAACTTGGCTCTGATGGAACGATATTGCCATAGTTATCCGTGATGTCAAGAGAGTAATTTCCTGTAGCGAGATCATAAATGGAATCAATCGCTGAGTAGGAAATTGTATCACGAATAATAGTCAGACCATTTTTCCAGACATACCGGAAGGGTGCTGTTCCCAACACCATGGTAGATATTATTTTTCCGTTGTTAAGATTACAACTTGCATGTTTAATGACTTCGTTAGAAACAACTGCTTTAGAAAGAATGGTGCGAACCGGTGAAAATCCAAAGCAACCTGAAGGCAATGTTATTTTTGCCTGGAAGGAAGAGCCATTTCCGATTACATTTAAGCTATCGTAGTAGTTCTGGTTGCTGATAATGTTTACCCAGTCCAATAGTGTTCCAACCGGATATCCTCCGGAGTATGCACCGGTATCAATGACCTGAATATAAAAATCTGTTCCGTTACACAGAACAGTATCTCCGGGTATAACTTTTGGTGATGGATTTTCAATCACTGAAACCGCTACCAATGAGGAACTTGTACATCCTGTAACGATATCCGTTAAAACAACCTGATAGTTGGTTGCTTCGTTTACGGTAACTCCTGTTGGATTTTGTAGAGAAGATGTAAAACCGGGAGGCGTTGAGGTCCATGCATAAGAAAGACCATTTGGATAAACGATTTCTAATGTCCAGGAAGTGAGTGTTCCTACATCCTGTCCGGCATCGTCGGTCACTCTTAATGTCCAGTTCCCATTGGGGTCTCCTGACAATGTAGAGAGAAGTTCTTCAGGAATATAGTTTCCTGTTATGGTAACGTTACCGCTTTGAGTGGTTACATTCGAAGCAGCATCATCTCTGAATACACAGTTACTATAACCATCCCCGCTTCCTCCGTTATCATTTGAAAGACGAATAGATTGTCCGGCAATAGTACCCACTTGATTTACACCTGCGCCTGCACCAAAGCTTCCACCCGGACGAGCCAGATAAATTTCGAGGTCACTGGTATAGGTATGAGGAATATTTACAGTAACCCCTAACCTGCCATCCTGAAAGTGAAGAAGGTAAGCCTGAAGCGGAAATTAAAGAAGTTATTCCGGTTGCATTATTGTCAATGATTGCTGTATTAGGATTTACCGTAGATGAAAAATTAGCATTGCTGGTGGCTGTTAAATTAATCAATGATCCGATACAGGGTGTTGCAACGGAGGCTCCTGCTGTTACTGAAGGAGGCCCCAATGTAAGTACACTTACTAAAACTGCATTTGAGGGTAACTGACACGAAGAAAGTCCAATTGTAGAAACAGTCACCCGACGAAACCAGGTATTTACGCTGATACCTGCCGGTGGATCATAACTATCGCCTGTTTCACCGGGAATAGTTGAAAAACCTGCGCTTGCACTTGTAGTACTGCTTTCCCAGTAATAAGTAATGGTTCCATCTCCGGAACCTAACACATCATTTGAAATTAATGCCGGATCACCACCGGGACAAATAGTTTGTGCACCGATAATTGAACCTGCATTTACATTGATGACTGAAATGGTTGCGGTATTATTTATTGATATTGCATTTGAGCATATGGGACTGGTACCGCTTGAAAGATTTGTTATTGTAATTAGCGTATTACCGCCATTGGCAAGTGCGCTTGTAGAAAATGATCCGCTACCTGCAGTTGTGATCGTCATTGATGTAGTTGCACCGGTTGCAGAATTAGCTCCGGAAAGATCATAAGTTACTGTATACGTTCCTTCCGGTAATTCAGCAGCAGAACCACTTAAGTTAACTATTGCGGATGCACCGGAGCATATTTCAGATCCAATTGTAACGCTACTTAAACCATATGTTGGACAAGTCCAGGTGACAATGACTCTACCATTAGCTCCCGCACCTCCTGTTTGAGATCCGAATGTTCCGGTTCTAACACCGCCTCCACCACCTCCGGGTACTGATCCCGGTAATCCGTTACCGTTCGACCCTGTTCTTCCGTTTCCGCCATTTCCTCCACCTGAAGGAGCAATACCGCCATTGGAGGTTGATCCGTTAGCACCTGCAGCAGCTGTTCCGGCTGATGAACCACCGCCACCGCCATAGTTATTGCTGGATCCATTTGCACCGATTCCACCTGGGAATCTGACATCACCAATTGACGCAATTGCTGATCCTCCTGAAGCACCGGAAGTTCCATTGTTACTAACTGATGAGCCACCTTTCGCTAGTACAGAGGAGGCTGATCCAAACCAGGAATCTCCACCGGCTCCGGTTCCTGTACTACCGGTTCCAACAGTAATCGTATAGCTGGTGCCAGGAACAACAGCAAAAGCGTTGGATCGGGAATAAGCCCCTCCGCCGCCTCCACCGGTTTCAGCACCATTGAAAATTGTTGAACCGCCTTTGCCACCGCCACCCCAGCATTCCACTGTGATAGACGTAACACCCGCGGGTGCTACCCACGTGCTCGACGATGAATAGGTTTGCGAGGTCTGTGCGATGCTTGACCATGAGCTGAGAATGAAGGCAAACATCAGCAATAGATGTTGCCGGAAATGCTTCAAAGTGAATGAATTCACTACTGAGGCTTTCATAAATTTCAGAGTAGAAATAGTGTTCATGCGGATTTTTATTTAGCAGCAAGTTCCGATCTTAACCGAGTTCTGCTCAAAAAATTTGGCAAAAGCATGCCTATCCTTTGGTAAAACATACCTAATCTTAGGTAGGGGGGGCGTTTGAAGGATTGTTAATTACTAATTGTTTTGAAAAATAAAATATTGAAAATCAATTATTTGATTTTATGTAAAATGAACAAATTTGTTGTAGACCACAGGTGCTACATTCAGGATTTTTAGCTTTACAAGTATAGCGTCC from Bacteroidota bacterium harbors:
- a CDS encoding putative metal-binding motif-containing protein codes for the protein MDGDCDDNAAAVNPAATEVCNSIDDDCDGSIDEGVLLTFYADADGDSYGNAAVSVQACVAPLGYVADAADCDDNAATVNPAATEVCNNIDDNCNGLTDDGLVFLNYYVDGDNDGYGAGAATSSCAPIAGSVLVDGDCDDNAAAVNPAATEVCNSIDDDCDGSIDEGVLVNLLCGCRW
- a CDS encoding putative metal-binding motif-containing protein, which translates into the protein MTASVFLNYYVDGDNDGYGAGAATSSCAPIAGSVLVDGDCDDNAAAVNPAATEVCNSIDDDCDGSIDEGVLLTFYADADGDSYGNATVSVQACVAPLGYVADATDCDDNAATVNPAATEVCNNIDDNCNGLTDDGLVFLNYYVDGDNDGYGAGAATSSCAPIAGSVLVDGDCDDNAAAEPRRY
- a CDS encoding putative metal-binding motif-containing protein codes for the protein MNPAATEVCNNIYDNCNGLTDDGLVFLNYYVDGDNDGYGAGAATSSCAPIAGSVLVDGDCDDNAAAVNPAATEVCNSIDDDCDGSIDEGVLLTFYADADGDSYGNAAVSVQACVAPLGYVADATDCDDNAATVNPAATEVCNNIDDNCNGLTDDGLGIPQLLCRW
- a CDS encoding putative metal-binding motif-containing protein, giving the protein MGYVADATDCDDNAATVNPAATEVCNNIDDNCNGLTDDGLVFLNYYVDGDNDGYGAGAATSSCAPIAGSVLVDGDCDDNAAAVNPAATEVCNSIDDDCDGSIDEGVLLTFYADADGDSYGNAAVSVQACVAPLGYVAMLLIATTTLLL
- a CDS encoding putative metal-binding motif-containing protein, coding for MDGDCDDNAAAVNPAATEVCNNIDDNCNGLTDDGLVFLNYYVDGDNDGYGAGAATSSCAPIAGSVLVDGDCDDNAAAVNPAATEVCNSIDDDCDGSIDEGVLLTFYADADGDSYGNAAVSVQACVAPLGYVADATDCDDNTATVNPAATEVCNNIDDNCNGLTDDGLVFLNYYVDGDNDGYGAGAATSSCAPIAGSVLVDGDCDDNTAAEPRRY
- a CDS encoding putative metal-binding motif-containing protein; translation: MVITMATVPVPTSSCAPIAGSVLVDGDCDDNAAAVNPAATEVCNSIDDDCDGSIDEGVLLTFYADADGDSYGNAAVSVQACVAPLGYVADATDCDDNTATVNPAATEVCNNIDDNCNGLTDDGLVFLNYYVDGDNDGYGAGAAPLPVLRLPVLYWWMVTATTMLLL
- a CDS encoding putative metal-binding motif-containing protein yields the protein MNPAATEVCNNIDDNCNGLTDDGLVFLNYYVDGDNDGYGAGAATSSCAPIAGSVLVDGDCDDNTAAGTPPLLKFVITLTITVTA
- a CDS encoding putative metal-binding motif-containing protein, whose product is MAGSVLVDGDCDDNTAAVNPAATEVCNNIDDNCNGLTDDGLVFLNYYVDGDNDGYGAGAATSSCAPIAGSVLVDGDCDDNAAAVNPAATEVCNSIDDDCDGSIDEGVLLTFYADADGDSLVMLQSLFRHVLLL